A window of the Rhodoferax sp. GW822-FHT02A01 genome harbors these coding sequences:
- the glgC gene encoding glucose-1-phosphate adenylyltransferase, which translates to MQPHMLVRRTIALVLAGGRGSRLKQLTDRRAKPAVYFGGKFRIVDFALSNCVNSGIRRIGVITQYKSHSLLRHLQRGWSFLRAELNEMVDLLPAQQRVNEEHWYRGTADAIYQNIDIIQSSKPEYVVVLAGDHVYKMDYSLMLKDHVDSGAGCTVGCIEVPRKEACAFGVMAVDADRKIVEFVEKPADPPPMPGNDAVSLASMGIYIFNAQYLYDLLDADIANPESSHDFGKDVIPKVVQEGRAIAHPFSYSCVSSTPDAEPYWRDVGTIDAFWEANLDLASVTPQLDIYDTSWPIWTSQRQLPPAKFVQDAEGKHGQAINTMVSGGCIVSGSAVSNSVLFSSVRIHSYCVIDQAVILPDVTIGRGCRLSRVVIDRRCELPEGLVVGEDPVADAERFERTENGVVLITREMLDRLPR; encoded by the coding sequence ATGCAACCCCATATGCTGGTACGCCGCACCATTGCGCTGGTGCTGGCCGGGGGACGCGGATCGCGCCTGAAGCAACTCACCGACCGGCGCGCCAAGCCGGCGGTGTACTTCGGCGGTAAATTCCGCATCGTCGACTTTGCGCTGTCCAACTGCGTGAACTCCGGCATACGCCGCATCGGGGTGATCACCCAGTACAAATCGCATTCGCTGTTGCGCCATCTGCAGCGCGGCTGGAGTTTCCTGCGCGCCGAACTCAACGAGATGGTGGACCTGCTGCCGGCACAGCAACGCGTCAACGAGGAGCACTGGTACCGAGGCACGGCCGATGCCATCTACCAGAACATCGACATCATCCAGAGCAGCAAGCCCGAATATGTGGTGGTGCTGGCCGGCGACCACGTCTACAAGATGGACTATTCGCTGATGCTCAAGGACCATGTGGACAGCGGCGCCGGTTGCACTGTGGGCTGCATCGAAGTGCCGCGCAAGGAGGCATGTGCCTTCGGCGTCATGGCCGTGGATGCCGACCGCAAAATCGTGGAGTTCGTGGAAAAGCCGGCAGACCCTCCACCCATGCCCGGCAACGATGCGGTGTCGCTGGCCAGCATGGGCATCTACATCTTCAATGCACAGTACCTCTATGACCTGCTGGATGCCGACATCGCCAACCCCGAATCCAGCCACGACTTCGGCAAGGACGTGATCCCGAAGGTGGTGCAAGAGGGGCGCGCCATCGCCCATCCGTTCTCCTACTCCTGCGTATCCTCCACGCCCGACGCGGAGCCGTATTGGCGCGACGTGGGCACCATCGACGCCTTCTGGGAAGCCAACCTCGATCTGGCATCGGTCACACCGCAGCTCGACATCTACGACACCAGCTGGCCGATATGGACCAGCCAGCGCCAGTTGCCACCAGCCAAGTTCGTGCAGGACGCTGAAGGCAAGCACGGCCAGGCCATCAACACCATGGTCTCGGGCGGCTGCATCGTGTCGGGCTCAGCGGTCAGCAACTCAGTGCTGTTTTCCAGCGTGCGCATCCACTCGTATTGCGTGATCGACCAGGCTGTCATCCTGCCCGATGTCACGATCGGGCGCGGCTGCCGCCTCAGCCGCGTGGTGATTGACCGCCGCTGCGAACTACCCGAGGGGCTGGTGGTCGGAGAAGATCCGGTGGCCGACGCAGAGCGCTTTGAACGCACCGAAAATGGCGTGGTGCTGATCACCCGCGAAATGCTGGACCGATTGCCACGCTGA
- the glgA gene encoding glycogen synthase GlgA produces MRVLQVSAEIFPLLKTGGLADIAGALPAALLKQGCDVRVLLPGFPAILAGLKDPVSVGSFGTPWGEQVEVQFGALPAVSQGEHTVWAYVLVAPGLYNRPGNPYEDANKQPYADNHRRFATLGWGAAHLAHGLDKLWRAQLVHCHDWHAALAPACLAVWNAGRSPRIPSVYTIHNLAYQGVFWPENFPDLGLPGHVFSVQGLEYFGQISFMKAGLSYASHITTVSPTYAREIQTPEQGCGLDGLLRARSGHLTGILNAVDDHVWNPATDVHLAHPYDVRNMVGKARSKAALQEEVGLTVAPDVPLFSVVSRLTEQKGLPLVLAGMDEITSRGGQLLVLGNGDTQLEQAFAAKAQANPQQVAFKTGYDESLAHRIFAGSDITQVPSRFEPCGLTQMYGLKYGSIPLVRRVGGLADTVIDTDLETLDDQTATGIVFNQFDVNDYRHAVRRAFALYRRRADWNRVRQTGMRIAFDWSGAAQQYTALYQSLIGAH; encoded by the coding sequence ATGCGCGTACTCCAGGTCAGTGCCGAAATATTCCCATTATTGAAAACCGGCGGTCTGGCCGATATTGCAGGCGCATTGCCCGCAGCCTTGCTCAAGCAGGGCTGCGATGTGCGCGTGCTGCTGCCCGGATTTCCTGCCATCCTGGCCGGGCTGAAAGACCCTGTCAGTGTGGGCAGTTTCGGCACGCCCTGGGGCGAGCAGGTCGAGGTGCAGTTTGGTGCCTTGCCCGCCGTCAGCCAGGGCGAGCACACGGTGTGGGCCTATGTGCTGGTGGCACCCGGCCTGTACAACCGCCCCGGCAACCCGTATGAAGATGCCAACAAGCAGCCCTATGCCGACAACCACCGGCGCTTTGCCACACTGGGCTGGGGCGCCGCGCATCTGGCCCATGGGCTGGACAAGCTCTGGCGCGCCCAATTGGTGCATTGCCACGACTGGCACGCTGCCCTGGCTCCGGCCTGTCTGGCCGTCTGGAATGCCGGCAGAAGCCCGCGCATCCCCAGTGTCTACACCATCCACAACCTGGCCTACCAGGGCGTGTTCTGGCCGGAGAACTTCCCCGACCTGGGGCTGCCCGGCCATGTGTTCAGCGTGCAGGGGCTGGAGTATTTCGGGCAGATCTCGTTCATGAAGGCCGGCCTGTCCTATGCCAGCCACATCACCACAGTGAGCCCCACTTACGCGCGCGAAATCCAGACGCCCGAGCAGGGCTGTGGCCTGGACGGCCTGCTGCGTGCGCGATCGGGCCACCTCACCGGCATCCTCAACGCAGTAGACGACCATGTCTGGAACCCGGCCACCGATGTGCACCTGGCCCACCCCTACGATGTGCGCAACATGGTGGGCAAGGCCCGCAGCAAGGCCGCCCTGCAGGAAGAAGTGGGACTCACCGTGGCGCCGGATGTGCCGCTGTTTTCCGTGGTCAGCCGCCTGACCGAGCAAAAAGGCCTTCCGCTGGTGCTCGCCGGCATGGATGAAATCACCTCCCGCGGCGGCCAGTTACTGGTGCTGGGCAATGGCGACACCCAGCTGGAGCAGGCATTTGCGGCCAAGGCCCAGGCCAATCCGCAACAGGTGGCCTTCAAGACCGGCTATGACGAGTCGCTGGCACACCGCATCTTTGCCGGCAGCGATATCACCCAGGTGCCCTCGCGTTTCGAGCCTTGCGGCCTGACCCAGATGTATGGACTGAAGTACGGCAGCATCCCTTTGGTGCGGCGCGTGGGCGGACTGGCCGACACGGTGATTGATACCGATCTGGAGACCCTGGACGACCAGACCGCCACCGGTATCGTATTCAACCAGTTCGACGTGAATGACTACCGGCACGCGGTGCGGCGCGCCTTTGCCCTCTACCGCAGACGCGCCGACTGGAATCGCGTCCGACAAACTGGCATGCGAATTGCCTTCGACTGGAGCGGCGCTGCGCAACAGTACACCGCCCTCTACCAAAGTCTTATTGGAGCCCATTGA